The following nucleotide sequence is from Candidatus Stygibacter australis.
AAGATAATGGTGTGGGATTTGATATGAACTACGCTGATAAGCTTTACGGAGTCTTTCAAAGAATGCACGCTTCAGAAGATTTTGATGGTTATGGTGTTGGATTATCAATCGTAAAACGAATCGTAGTAAAACATGGTGGAAGTACCTGGGCAGAAAGTGAACCCGATAAAGGTGCCACTTTTTATATCTCACTTCCAAAAAATGAAGATGAAATTAACCAAGGAATGACAAATGACTCCACAGATTGATATCCTGGTTGTAGAAGATAATCCTAACGACAGTCGTCTGGTAAAACGTGCTCTTCAGAAAACTGATTTTTCCCCTGAAATCCACATCGCCAAAGATGGAGTTGAAGCATTAGAATTTATTGATAATTATTTTAATGAAAATGATGATATCAGCTTACCAAAATTTATTCTGCTTGATCTGAAATTGCCTCGCCTGGATGGTTTAGAATTGCTGGAAATTATTAAAAACAACAAAGCATGGGCTCATCTACCAGTTATTATTATGACTTCATCCAATGAAGCTGTTGATATCGAAAGGGCTTATAAACTCGGAGTTAATAGTTATCTTGTTAAACCTGTTAATTTTGAAGAGTTTTATGAAACTATCAGGGAG
It contains:
- a CDS encoding response regulator; this encodes MTPQIDILVVEDNPNDSRLVKRALQKTDFSPEIHIAKDGVEALEFIDNYFNENDDISLPKFILLDLKLPRLDGLELLEIIKNNKAWAHLPVIIMTSSNEAVDIERAYKLGVNSYLVKPVNFEEFYETIRELTNYWLKINLTY